One genomic window of Kaistia geumhonensis includes the following:
- a CDS encoding di-heme oxidoredictase family protein has translation MRVSMRRLALVLAAAAALPALALADGLERAAGKALFDRLWVAAPSSTLANDGLGPLFNEKSCASCHMGKAFAARMSVAEDGTVTARGLATRLGDAAGNGDPVYGRQIQPRAVHGLESEGTVAYSVTPGGPTVADFLPAFGAPAPATKLGPRLAPPLAGIGRIGLVDEAAILAGADPDDRDGDGVRGRARILAGGHVGRYGWKASAATLDQQIADAFMLDIGLSSPLAPHPAGDCTTAEAACLAAPDGRDASFDGEEISRQMVGLITAYLDGLPAPNLPAASEPGAAIFASTGCAACHVPAMPKRGGGAVTLYSDLLLHDMGAGLDDGVGERNVASGEWRTPPLIALSLRQGRETRYLHDGRAATLDDAVRAHGGEASRARANYDALSDADRAKLIEFLGRL, from the coding sequence ATGCGCGTGAGCATGCGCCGCCTTGCCCTGGTGCTGGCGGCTGCCGCTGCCCTGCCGGCGCTCGCCCTTGCCGACGGACTCGAGCGGGCGGCGGGCAAGGCGCTGTTCGACCGGCTGTGGGTCGCCGCGCCGTCGTCGACGCTCGCCAATGACGGTCTCGGCCCGCTCTTCAACGAAAAGAGCTGCGCGAGCTGCCATATGGGCAAGGCCTTCGCCGCGCGCATGAGCGTTGCCGAGGACGGCACCGTGACGGCGCGCGGTCTCGCCACCCGCCTCGGCGATGCGGCGGGCAACGGCGATCCCGTCTATGGCAGGCAGATCCAGCCCCGCGCGGTGCATGGCCTCGAAAGCGAAGGTACCGTCGCCTACAGCGTGACGCCCGGCGGACCGACGGTGGCCGACTTCCTGCCGGCCTTCGGCGCGCCGGCGCCGGCAACGAAGCTCGGACCGCGCCTCGCCCCGCCGCTTGCCGGCATCGGCCGGATCGGGCTGGTCGACGAGGCCGCGATCCTCGCCGGCGCCGATCCGGACGATCGCGACGGCGACGGCGTGCGCGGCCGCGCCCGCATCCTCGCGGGCGGCCATGTCGGGCGCTATGGCTGGAAGGCGTCGGCCGCGACGCTCGACCAGCAGATCGCCGATGCCTTCATGCTGGATATCGGCCTTTCCAGCCCGCTCGCGCCCCATCCCGCCGGCGATTGCACGACGGCGGAGGCGGCATGCCTCGCCGCGCCGGACGGGCGCGACGCCAGCTTCGACGGCGAGGAAATCTCGCGCCAGATGGTGGGGCTCATCACGGCCTATCTCGACGGACTGCCGGCGCCGAACCTCCCGGCCGCGAGCGAGCCGGGCGCCGCGATCTTCGCGAGCACCGGCTGCGCGGCCTGCCATGTGCCCGCGATGCCGAAGCGCGGCGGCGGGGCGGTGACGCTCTACAGCGATCTCCTGCTGCACGACATGGGCGCCGGGCTCGACGACGGCGTCGGAGAGAGAAATGTCGCCTCGGGGGAATGGCGCACGCCGCCCCTGATCGCGCTCTCCCTTCGCCAAGGGCGAGAGACGCGCTATCTCCATGACGGGCGGGCAGCGACACTCGACGACGCGGTGCGCGCGCATGGCGGCGAAGCGTCACGCGCCCGTGCCAATTATGACGCATTGTCGGATGCCGATCGGGCGAAGCTCATCGAATTTCTGGGACGGTTATGA
- a CDS encoding multicopper oxidase family protein has product MLSRRSFLAGTAALTGAALFGRPSSAPADARALPPPLPPGPGGVVRLDLTAAERSLALPCSNGNALPLWTFTDSALPPVVRVKLGERLDTHLVNGLTQPGEHVSVHWHGIRLPNAEDGVPYLVQKPVEPGESFDYSFVPPDPGTFFFHTHCNTVEQLGRGLMGVLIVEGDEVEPYDAERILAIRDWRLNEARDGFLPFLTLEGAGRAGTFGTVRSVNGAEMPAIDVPASADVRLRILNVDPTRIMEFGIEGADAVVVAIDGLACPPFPLRSWKMGPAMRIDVIVRTPADGGSATVLDYFAAKPVPLARLVAHGPALRSGPFAPAPLAAARIAAPDLSAAEPQLFTFSATATAAAVQAAAGDDGGFLGPLCLSAASLWSINKQSWPGSGMDRLPPPIARFERGRSYRLTLKNVTPRMHPIHVHGHSFTVLESNKRDLPPHLADTVLLLPNEVIDVAFVADNPGRWMMHCHVIEHQETGMMAWFEVA; this is encoded by the coding sequence ATGCTCAGCCGCCGTTCCTTCCTCGCCGGCACGGCCGCGCTCACCGGCGCGGCGCTGTTCGGCCGCCCTTCCTCGGCGCCGGCCGATGCGCGTGCCCTGCCGCCGCCATTGCCGCCGGGGCCGGGGGGAGTAGTGCGGCTCGATCTCACCGCCGCCGAACGCTCGCTCGCCCTTCCCTGCTCCAACGGCAACGCGCTGCCGCTCTGGACCTTCACCGACAGCGCACTGCCGCCGGTCGTGCGCGTGAAGCTCGGCGAGCGGCTGGACACGCATCTCGTCAACGGCCTGACGCAACCGGGCGAGCATGTCTCGGTCCACTGGCACGGCATCCGCCTGCCGAATGCCGAGGACGGCGTGCCCTATCTCGTGCAGAAGCCGGTCGAGCCGGGCGAGAGCTTCGACTACTCCTTCGTCCCGCCCGATCCCGGCACCTTCTTCTTCCACACCCACTGCAACACGGTCGAGCAGCTCGGCCGCGGCCTCATGGGCGTCCTGATCGTCGAGGGCGACGAGGTCGAGCCCTATGACGCGGAGCGGATCCTCGCCATCCGCGACTGGCGGCTCAACGAGGCCCGTGACGGCTTCCTGCCCTTCCTGACGCTGGAGGGCGCCGGCCGCGCCGGCACCTTCGGCACGGTGCGCAGCGTCAACGGCGCCGAGATGCCGGCGATCGACGTGCCGGCCTCGGCCGATGTGCGGCTGCGCATCCTCAATGTCGATCCGACACGGATCATGGAATTCGGCATCGAGGGTGCCGACGCGGTCGTCGTCGCGATCGACGGCCTCGCCTGCCCGCCCTTCCCGCTCCGCTCGTGGAAGATGGGACCGGCGATGCGCATCGATGTCATCGTGCGGACGCCGGCCGATGGCGGCAGCGCGACGGTGCTCGACTATTTCGCGGCGAAACCGGTGCCGCTCGCCCGTCTCGTCGCGCACGGCCCGGCCCTGCGCAGCGGACCGTTCGCGCCGGCCCCGCTCGCGGCCGCGCGGATCGCGGCGCCCGATCTTTCCGCCGCCGAGCCGCAGCTCTTCACCTTCTCCGCGACAGCGACCGCCGCGGCGGTGCAGGCGGCTGCGGGCGACGACGGCGGCTTTCTCGGGCCGCTCTGCCTCTCGGCGGCGAGCCTCTGGTCGATCAACAAGCAGTCCTGGCCGGGCAGCGGCATGGACCGCCTTCCGCCGCCGATCGCCCGCTTCGAGCGCGGCCGCAGCTATCGGCTGACGCTCAAGAACGTGACCCCGCGCATGCACCCGATCCATGTGCACGGCCACAGCTTCACGGTGCTGGAGTCGAACAAGCGCGACCTGCCGCCGCATCTCGCCGACACGGTTCTGCTGCTGCCCAACGAGGTGATCGACGTCGCCTTCGTCGCCGACAATCCGGGCCGCTGGATGATGCATTGCCATGTCATCGAGCATCAGGAGACCGGCATGATGGCGTGGTTCGAGGTGGCGTGA
- a CDS encoding imelysin family protein, with translation MIGKLFLAATAAVAIMAAMPARAADGPTAEAVLKTYADIAAAKYADAVTGAKALDAAIDALIANPTAETLAAARTAWKAARPAYMETEGYRFGNSIVDDWEGKVNAWPLDEGLIDYVDTKTYGDASDSNPLYTANVIANKEIQIGPDKVDATVINADLLRKLQEAGDVETNVATGYHAIEFLLWGQDLNGTGPGAGNRPASDYDTKNCTNGNCDRRAAYLKAATELLISDLTEMADDWKDGGEARKELDAKGPDGGLVTILTGLGSLSYGELAGERMKLGLLLHDPEEEHDCFSDDTADSHYYDQAGMVSIWQAKYTRADGTVIEGASIRDYAAARDAEAAKRVDDALAATTAKMQVMKDTSDGGEAYDQMIGAGNDKGNKIVQDAIDGLVGQTRAIEGVVAALGLKIEVEGSDSLDNPDAVTAQ, from the coding sequence ATGATCGGAAAGCTCTTCCTCGCCGCCACCGCGGCTGTGGCCATCATGGCTGCCATGCCGGCCCGGGCGGCAGACGGCCCGACGGCCGAGGCGGTCCTCAAGACCTATGCCGACATCGCCGCCGCGAAATATGCCGATGCCGTCACGGGCGCCAAGGCGCTGGACGCCGCCATCGACGCGCTGATCGCCAATCCCACGGCCGAGACGCTCGCCGCCGCCCGCACGGCGTGGAAGGCGGCGCGCCCGGCCTATATGGAGACCGAGGGCTACCGCTTCGGCAATTCGATCGTCGACGACTGGGAGGGCAAGGTGAATGCCTGGCCGCTCGACGAGGGCCTGATCGACTATGTCGACACCAAGACCTATGGCGACGCCTCGGATTCGAACCCGCTCTACACGGCCAACGTGATCGCCAACAAGGAAATCCAGATCGGCCCCGACAAGGTCGACGCGACGGTGATCAATGCCGATCTCCTGCGCAAGCTGCAGGAGGCGGGCGACGTCGAGACCAATGTCGCCACCGGCTATCACGCGATCGAATTCCTGCTGTGGGGGCAGGACCTGAACGGCACCGGCCCCGGCGCGGGCAACCGTCCGGCCAGCGACTACGACACCAAGAACTGCACCAACGGCAATTGCGACCGCCGCGCCGCCTATCTCAAGGCCGCGACCGAGCTGCTGATCTCCGATCTCACCGAGATGGCCGACGACTGGAAGGACGGCGGCGAGGCGCGCAAGGAGCTGGACGCCAAGGGTCCCGACGGCGGCCTCGTGACGATCCTGACCGGCCTCGGCTCGCTCTCCTATGGCGAGCTCGCCGGCGAGCGCATGAAGCTCGGCCTGCTGCTGCACGATCCGGAGGAGGAGCATGACTGCTTCTCGGACGACACCGCCGACAGCCACTACTACGACCAGGCCGGCATGGTCTCGATCTGGCAGGCGAAGTATACCCGCGCCGACGGCACGGTGATCGAGGGCGCCAGCATCCGCGACTACGCCGCCGCCCGCGACGCGGAAGCCGCGAAGCGCGTCGACGACGCGCTCGCCGCGACCACCGCGAAGATGCAGGTCATGAAGGACACGTCGGATGGCGGCGAGGCCTATGACCAGATGATCGGCGCGGGCAACGACAAGGGCAACAAGATCGTGCAGGACGCGATCGACGGCCTCGTCGGCCAGACCCGCGCCATCGAGGGCGTCGTCGCGGCGCTCGGCCTCAAGATCGAGGTCGAGGGCTCCGACAGCCTCGACAATCCCGACGCCGTGACGGCGCAGTAA
- a CDS encoding metal ABC transporter ATP-binding protein, translating into MAVAPSILCRDLTLSYRRHPAVHHLSGRFAPGSFTAVVGPNGAGKSTLLKGIVGLIRPDSGTIEISGIQRTEIGYLPQQSALDRGFPMRVLDLAAMGLWRRTGAFGRISGAMLARAEAALDAVGLSGFENRTVGSLSGGQFQRALFARLLLQDSRLILLDEPFAAIDARTAEALLALVGRWHAEGRTIIAVLHDMDAVRRAIPETLLIARDPIAWGPTADVLTEANIDRSRRLTEAFDDGAEACERPAA; encoded by the coding sequence ATGGCCGTCGCACCCTCCATCCTCTGCCGCGATCTGACGCTGTCCTATCGGCGCCATCCGGCCGTGCATCATCTCTCCGGCCGCTTCGCGCCGGGCTCCTTCACCGCCGTCGTCGGCCCGAACGGCGCCGGCAAGTCGACGCTGCTGAAGGGCATCGTCGGGCTGATCCGGCCCGACAGCGGCACGATCGAGATCAGCGGCATCCAGCGCACCGAAATCGGCTATCTGCCGCAGCAGAGCGCGCTTGACCGCGGCTTCCCGATGCGGGTGCTCGATCTTGCCGCGATGGGGCTCTGGCGCCGGACCGGCGCCTTCGGCCGCATCAGCGGCGCGATGCTGGCGCGGGCCGAGGCGGCGCTCGACGCGGTCGGCCTGTCCGGCTTCGAGAACCGCACGGTCGGCAGCCTTTCCGGCGGCCAGTTCCAGCGCGCCCTGTTCGCGCGCCTGCTCCTGCAGGATTCGCGGCTCATCCTGCTCGACGAGCCCTTCGCCGCCATCGATGCCCGCACGGCCGAGGCGCTGCTGGCGCTGGTCGGCCGCTGGCATGCCGAGGGGCGGACGATCATCGCCGTGCTGCACGACATGGACGCCGTCCGCCGGGCCATTCCGGAGACGCTGCTCATCGCCCGCGATCCGATCGCCTGGGGTCCGACAGCGGATGTGCTGACGGAGGCGAATATCGACCGCTCGCGCCGCCTCACCGAAGCCTTCGACGATGGCGCCGAAGCCTGCGAGCGGCCGGCAGCATGA
- a CDS encoding metal ABC transporter permease has product MTLLDFVAGPFIEFGFMRRALIGCVALSLSGAPIGVFLVLRRMSLMGDVMAHAILPGAAVGFLLSGFSLFAMTFGGVVAGLTVALAAGAISRATALKEDASFASFYLVSLGLGVLIVSLKGSNIDLLHVLFGNVLALDDAALILIASIATATFLAFAVIYRLLVAECFDPGFLRTIGGAGGAVHFVFLVLVVLNLVGGFNALGTLMVVGLIVLPAASSRFWGEGIGLQIVAASIIGIVSSVVGLVVSYHFGLPTSPAIILTAGAIHAVSILAGPNGSILSQALRAQHLRG; this is encoded by the coding sequence ATGACCCTTCTCGATTTCGTGGCGGGGCCGTTCATCGAGTTCGGCTTCATGAGGCGCGCCCTGATCGGCTGCGTCGCCCTCTCGCTTTCGGGCGCGCCGATCGGCGTGTTCCTCGTGCTGCGGCGGATGAGCCTGATGGGCGACGTGATGGCGCATGCCATCCTGCCCGGCGCGGCCGTCGGCTTCCTGCTGTCGGGCTTCTCGCTCTTCGCGATGACCTTCGGCGGTGTCGTGGCCGGGCTGACGGTGGCGCTCGCCGCCGGCGCGATCTCCCGGGCGACCGCGCTCAAGGAGGATGCGAGCTTCGCCTCCTTCTATCTCGTCTCGCTCGGGCTCGGCGTCCTGATCGTCTCGCTCAAGGGCTCCAACATCGACCTGCTGCACGTGCTGTTCGGCAATGTGCTCGCGCTGGACGATGCCGCGCTGATCCTGATCGCCTCGATCGCGACGGCGACCTTCCTCGCTTTCGCGGTGATCTACCGGCTTCTCGTCGCCGAGTGCTTCGATCCCGGCTTCCTGCGCACGATCGGCGGCGCGGGCGGGGCGGTGCATTTCGTCTTTCTCGTCCTGGTCGTGCTCAACCTCGTCGGCGGCTTCAACGCGCTCGGCACGCTGATGGTGGTGGGACTGATCGTGCTGCCCGCGGCCTCGAGCCGCTTCTGGGGCGAGGGCATCGGCCTGCAGATCGTCGCGGCTTCGATCATCGGCATCGTCTCGTCGGTGGTCGGGCTCGTCGTCTCCTACCATTTCGGCCTGCCCACCTCGCCTGCCATCATCCTCACGGCCGGCGCCATCCATGCCGTCTCGATCCTTGCCGGACCGAACGGCAGCATCCTGAGTCAGGCGCTGCGTGCGCAGCATCTGAGGGGCTGA
- a CDS encoding metal ABC transporter substrate-binding protein has translation MRINRFLITAALATVLSSPAFAAEPLKVVASFSILGDLAAEVGGDHVKVTTLVGPNGDAHTFEPSPTDAKALSEAKVLVENGLGLENWMERLVAASGFKGETVVASKGVKPREWEGDAEEAHELSHDDHGHALDPHAWQDPKNGVLYVKNIVAGFVAADPANKADYEANGKKLEDELVAIDANLKAAFAKVPASHRRIVTSHDAFGYLGAAYDIQFIAPEGISTEADVSAADVAKIVRQIKDEKIQAMFVENISDPRLIEQISRETGVKVGGELFSDALSQPDGPAPTYIKMFKNNESQLLAAIGGS, from the coding sequence ATGCGGATAAACCGTTTCCTGATCACCGCCGCCCTCGCGACGGTGCTCTCCAGTCCTGCCTTTGCGGCCGAGCCGCTCAAGGTGGTGGCGAGCTTCTCCATCCTCGGCGATCTCGCCGCGGAAGTGGGCGGCGACCACGTCAAGGTCACGACCCTCGTCGGCCCGAATGGCGACGCCCACACCTTCGAGCCCTCTCCGACCGACGCCAAGGCGCTGTCCGAGGCGAAGGTGCTGGTCGAGAACGGCCTCGGCCTCGAGAACTGGATGGAACGCCTCGTCGCCGCCTCGGGCTTCAAGGGCGAGACGGTCGTCGCCTCCAAGGGCGTGAAGCCGCGGGAGTGGGAGGGCGATGCCGAGGAGGCGCACGAGCTCTCGCATGACGACCATGGCCATGCGCTCGATCCGCATGCCTGGCAGGACCCGAAGAACGGTGTCCTCTATGTGAAGAACATCGTCGCCGGCTTCGTCGCCGCCGATCCGGCGAACAAGGCCGACTACGAGGCGAACGGCAAGAAGCTCGAGGACGAACTCGTCGCGATCGACGCCAATCTCAAGGCGGCCTTCGCCAAGGTTCCGGCCAGCCACCGCCGCATCGTCACCAGCCATGACGCGTTCGGCTATCTCGGCGCCGCCTACGACATCCAGTTCATCGCGCCGGAGGGCATCTCGACCGAGGCTGACGTCTCGGCCGCCGACGTCGCCAAGATCGTCCGGCAGATCAAGGACGAGAAGATCCAGGCGATGTTCGTCGAGAACATCAGCGACCCGCGCCTCATCGAGCAGATCTCGCGCGAGACGGGCGTGAAGGTCGGCGGCGAGCTGTTCTCGGACGCGCTCTCCCAGCCCGACGGTCCGGCGCCGACCTATATCAAGATGTTCAAGAACAACGAGAGCCAGCTGCTCGCCGCGATCGGCGGCAGCTGA
- a CDS encoding sugar kinase, with translation MSPDIICIGEPMFELNQPEGETDFHPGHGGDASNAAIAAARQDASVGMLTAIGTDAFGDSFLELWRSEGVDTSAVKRDPNAPTGLYFVTHGPEGHQFSYRRAGSAASLLGPGEIPLDYVRGARILHASGISQAISAAAADAVFLAMHTVRAAGGLVSYDTNLRARLWPIDRARAIIHASAGLAHILKTSIEDATALTGLTDPLRIANFYLHLGARIAIVTQGGAGTLVATHEKHRQIDAIKVKPVDATGAGDTFDGAFLAEYLKHGDPFAAALYANAAAGLATEGYGAVAPMPRRAAVEAALARL, from the coding sequence TTGAGCCCCGACATCATTTGCATCGGCGAGCCGATGTTCGAGTTGAACCAGCCCGAGGGCGAAACGGACTTTCATCCGGGCCATGGCGGTGATGCCTCCAACGCGGCGATCGCCGCGGCGCGCCAGGATGCTTCGGTCGGCATGCTGACCGCGATCGGCACCGACGCCTTCGGCGACTCGTTCCTCGAACTCTGGCGGTCGGAAGGCGTGGATACGAGCGCCGTGAAGCGCGACCCGAACGCACCCACCGGCCTCTATTTCGTGACGCATGGCCCGGAGGGGCACCAGTTCTCCTATCGCCGCGCCGGATCGGCGGCGAGCCTTCTCGGCCCTGGCGAAATCCCGCTCGACTATGTGCGCGGCGCGCGCATCCTGCACGCTTCCGGCATCAGCCAGGCCATCTCCGCGGCGGCGGCGGACGCCGTCTTCCTCGCCATGCACACGGTGCGGGCGGCGGGCGGCCTCGTCTCGTATGATACGAACCTGCGGGCGCGGCTCTGGCCGATCGACCGGGCGCGGGCGATCATCCACGCCTCGGCGGGTCTCGCGCATATCCTGAAGACGAGCATCGAGGATGCGACGGCGCTGACCGGCCTCACCGATCCGCTCAGGATCGCGAACTTCTACCTGCATCTCGGCGCGCGGATCGCCATCGTGACGCAGGGCGGCGCCGGCACGCTGGTCGCGACGCACGAGAAGCACCGCCAGATCGACGCCATCAAGGTGAAGCCCGTCGACGCGACCGGCGCCGGCGACACCTTCGACGGCGCGTTCCTCGCCGAATATCTGAAGCACGGGGACCCGTTCGCCGCCGCGCTCTATGCGAACGCGGCGGCCGGGCTCGCGACCGAAGGCTATGGCGCCGTGGCGCCGATGCCGCGTCGCGCCGCCGTCGAGGCGGCGCTCGCGCGGCTCTAG
- a CDS encoding oxidoreductase gives MASTSTQSPLASPTFTLGDRTVKRVGYGAMQLAGPGVFGPPRDHQAALAVLRAAVERGVDHIDTADIYGPHITNRLIKEALHPYPDNLTIVTKVGARRGADGSWNRAASPAELAIQVDENRANLGLDRLEVVNLRLMFDTLGPAEGPVEEAVEALADIKRRGVIGHIGISNATPAQVAAARAITDIVCVQNLYNIAHRADDALIDALAKDGIAYVPFFPLGGFSPLQSAALNGVAARLGATPMQVALAWLLRRSPNILLIPGTSSVTHLEQNLAAGALALPEDALAELDAIGNTPAG, from the coding sequence ATGGCTTCGACATCCACCCAGTCACCCCTCGCCTCCCCGACGTTCACGCTCGGAGATCGCACCGTGAAGCGCGTCGGCTATGGCGCGATGCAGCTCGCCGGCCCCGGCGTCTTCGGCCCGCCGCGCGATCATCAGGCAGCGCTCGCCGTGCTGCGCGCCGCCGTGGAGCGCGGCGTCGACCATATCGACACCGCCGACATCTACGGCCCGCACATCACCAATCGCCTCATCAAGGAGGCGCTGCACCCCTATCCGGACAACCTCACCATCGTCACGAAGGTCGGTGCGCGTCGTGGAGCCGACGGATCGTGGAACCGCGCCGCCTCGCCGGCCGAACTCGCCATCCAGGTCGACGAGAACCGCGCCAATCTCGGGCTCGACCGGCTCGAGGTCGTCAATCTTCGCCTGATGTTCGATACGCTGGGACCGGCCGAAGGGCCGGTCGAGGAGGCCGTCGAGGCGCTCGCCGACATCAAGCGGCGGGGCGTGATCGGCCATATCGGCATCAGCAACGCGACGCCGGCGCAGGTCGCGGCGGCCCGCGCGATCACCGACATCGTCTGCGTGCAGAACCTCTACAACATCGCCCATCGCGCTGACGACGCACTGATCGACGCGCTCGCGAAGGACGGCATCGCCTATGTGCCCTTCTTCCCGCTCGGCGGCTTCTCGCCGCTTCAATCGGCGGCGCTGAACGGCGTCGCGGCGCGCCTCGGCGCGACCCCGATGCAGGTGGCGCTCGCCTGGCTGCTGCGGCGCTCGCCGAACATCCTGCTCATCCCCGGCACCTCGTCGGTCACCCATCTCGAGCAGAATCTCGCGGCCGGCGCGCTGGCGCTTCCCGAGGATGCGCTCGCCGAGCTCGACGCGATCGGGAACACACCGGCAGGCTGA
- a CDS encoding LysR family transcriptional regulator, which translates to MKPDLGDLSAFLAVARAGGFRGAAKTLGASPSGVSEAVRRLEEGLGLRLFNRTTRSVVPTEAGRRLLERLQPALGEVEAALDAVNSLRDRPAGPLRLNVPFSAARLVLPSIVAPFLAAYPEIRLDIVAEDAYVDLVAVGCDAGIRYDERLPQDMIAVPIGPRRQRFACAAAPAYLAEFGRPEHPRDLVAHRCITARLASGAMHDWEFEREGRIELVRVSGPLVIQPGAAFDLAIESAARGLGVVMIFEDWLRPHFESGALVPILEEWWQSFSGPFLYYPGRRLVPAPLRAFIDFIRRDASSATA; encoded by the coding sequence ATGAAGCCGGACCTCGGTGATCTTTCGGCGTTTCTCGCCGTGGCGCGCGCCGGCGGCTTTCGCGGCGCCGCCAAGACGCTCGGTGCCAGTCCCTCGGGCGTCAGCGAGGCCGTGCGCCGCCTCGAGGAAGGGCTCGGGCTGCGGCTGTTCAACCGCACGACGCGCAGTGTCGTTCCGACCGAGGCCGGACGGCGGCTGCTTGAGCGGCTGCAGCCCGCGCTCGGGGAGGTCGAGGCGGCGCTCGATGCCGTGAACAGCCTCCGCGACCGGCCGGCTGGCCCGCTGAGGCTCAACGTGCCGTTCAGCGCCGCGCGGCTGGTGCTGCCCTCGATCGTGGCGCCGTTCCTGGCCGCCTATCCGGAGATCCGGCTCGATATCGTCGCGGAGGACGCCTATGTCGATCTCGTCGCCGTCGGGTGCGATGCCGGCATCCGCTATGACGAGCGATTGCCGCAGGACATGATCGCGGTGCCGATCGGCCCGCGCCGCCAGCGTTTCGCCTGCGCCGCCGCGCCGGCCTATCTGGCGGAGTTCGGGCGTCCCGAGCATCCGCGCGACCTCGTCGCCCATCGCTGCATCACGGCGCGGCTCGCCAGCGGCGCCATGCATGACTGGGAGTTCGAGCGCGAGGGCCGGATCGAGCTGGTGCGGGTCAGTGGCCCCCTGGTCATCCAGCCCGGCGCGGCCTTCGATCTCGCGATCGAGTCCGCCGCGCGCGGGCTCGGCGTCGTGATGATCTTCGAGGACTGGCTGCGTCCGCATTTCGAGAGCGGCGCGCTGGTGCCCATCCTCGAAGAGTGGTGGCAGTCCTTTTCCGGACCGTTCCTCTATTATCCCGGCCGCCGTCTCGTGCCCGCGCCGCTCAGGGCCTTCATCGATTTCATCCGCCGGGATGCGTCTTCAGCCACTGCGTGA
- a CDS encoding iron-containing alcohol dehydrogenase, giving the protein MLDSYASLTANWSYPTAIRFGAGRIGELAEAVNAAGITRPLFVTDPGIAGLPIVAKALAVLDGAGVPYTVFSKVDGNPTLANLDDGLAAYRAGNHDGVVAFGGGSAMDIGKTIAFIAGQTRPVWDFEDREDWWTRADANGIAPIVAVPTTAGTGSEVGRAAVITDPADHTKKIIFHPKMQPRLVIEDPELTVGLPPKITAWTGMDALSHSLEAWSSPFFHPMSQGIALEGMRLVKEWLPVAVTDGSRIEARAYMLIASSMGAVAFQKGLGAMHAMSHPCSSLRGTHHGLTNAVVMPYVLAFNAPAISEKLAALARYLDLPGHSASSVIDWVLALRAELGIPHTLKEIGVDDSVLPEAAKMAEHDPSTGGNPVKVGVAEYETLFRRAIEGTV; this is encoded by the coding sequence ATGCTCGACAGCTACGCCTCGCTCACCGCCAACTGGTCCTATCCGACCGCGATCCGCTTCGGGGCCGGTCGCATCGGCGAGCTGGCCGAAGCGGTCAACGCGGCGGGGATCACGCGGCCGCTCTTCGTGACCGATCCGGGCATCGCGGGCCTGCCGATCGTCGCGAAGGCGCTGGCGGTGCTCGACGGCGCCGGCGTGCCCTACACGGTCTTCTCCAAGGTCGACGGCAACCCGACCCTCGCCAATCTCGACGACGGCCTCGCCGCCTATCGCGCCGGCAATCACGATGGCGTCGTCGCCTTCGGCGGCGGATCGGCGATGGATATCGGCAAGACGATCGCCTTCATCGCCGGCCAGACGCGCCCGGTCTGGGACTTCGAGGATCGCGAGGACTGGTGGACGCGGGCCGACGCCAACGGCATCGCGCCGATCGTCGCCGTGCCGACCACCGCCGGCACGGGGTCGGAGGTCGGCCGCGCCGCTGTCATCACCGATCCGGCCGACCATACCAAGAAGATCATCTTCCATCCGAAGATGCAGCCGAGGCTCGTCATCGAGGATCCCGAGCTCACGGTCGGCCTGCCGCCGAAGATCACCGCCTGGACGGGCATGGACGCGCTCAGCCATTCGCTGGAGGCGTGGTCGAGCCCGTTCTTCCACCCGATGTCGCAGGGCATCGCGCTGGAAGGCATGCGGCTCGTCAAGGAATGGCTGCCGGTCGCCGTGACGGACGGCAGCCGGATCGAGGCCCGCGCCTACATGCTCATCGCCTCGTCGATGGGCGCCGTCGCCTTCCAGAAGGGGCTCGGCGCGATGCATGCCATGAGCCATCCCTGCTCCAGTCTGCGCGGCACGCATCACGGGCTCACCAATGCGGTCGTCATGCCCTATGTGCTGGCCTTCAACGCGCCGGCCATTTCGGAGAAGCTCGCTGCGCTCGCCCGCTATCTGGACCTTCCCGGCCACTCGGCCTCGAGCGTCATCGACTGGGTGCTGGCGCTCCGCGCCGAACTCGGCATCCCGCATACGCTGAAGGAGATCGGCGTCGACGACAGCGTGCTCCCGGAAGCGGCGAAGATGGCCGAGCACGATCCCTCGACCGGCGGCAATCCGGTGAAGGTCGGCGTCGCCGAATACGAGACGCTGTTCCGCCGCGCCATCGAGGGGACGGTGTAG